Proteins found in one Triticum aestivum cultivar Chinese Spring chromosome 4D, IWGSC CS RefSeq v2.1, whole genome shotgun sequence genomic segment:
- the LOC123095728 gene encoding protein synthesis inhibitor I, protein MDWEEAATLQVEAVAAAAVDLSPVEAVAAAEEVEADTSVNRSIVNNQRLTPIAKLLITLVGVVIAFQPASAIKIPESINGVPLIGMEADLEDYARLAREGRRVAKMRSPFTMSREGLPVLENQTGVAKPPPAWLYNKIVNGHDQVVFLIRSDNLYIGGYINPQGIIHSFAQYSSMLPGSISLGIGGSYRDLVGRRSNLANLDLGKRAMKRALKILSRYKHGVSDFFQMTTSLARYSVVLCEAQRFTEIHESLLDKWNSRTGYYIQRPKELLVSWASLSCGVLEKWKPTLKYGKTYYYETLWNYDNVRFKLRTSKTGAPYLLRLLIKGKRCQDSIMGWGHRP, encoded by the exons ATGGACTGGGAAGAAGCGGCGACTTTGCAGGTGGAGGCcgtagcggcggcggcggttgattTGTCGCCGGTGGAGGCCGtagcggcggcggaggaggttgAGGCGGACACATCAGTCAACCGCAGCATCGTCAACAATCAG AGACTCACTCCTATTGCAAAGCTTCTCATTACATTGGTAGGAGTTGTAATTGCATTTCAACCTGCTAGTGCTATCAAGATTCCTGAGAGTATTAATGG AGTGCCACTTATTGGGATGGAAGCGGATCTAGAGGACTATGCTAGGTTGGCTCGGGAAGGACGTCGAGTAGCCAAAATGCGCTCGCCATTTACCATGTCAAGGGAAGGTCTGCCTGTGCTTGAAAATCAGACTGGAGTTGCAAAACCACCGCCGGCCTGGTTATATAACAAGATTGTAAATGGCCATGATCAGGTGGTATTTCTGATTAGAAGCGATAACCTGTATATCGGTGGATACATAAATCCCCAAGGAATTATCCATTCATTCGCCCAATATTCAAGTATGCTCCCCGGATCCATTTCTCTAGGAATCGGTGGAAGTTATAGAGACCTAGTTGGTCGTAGGTCAAACCTTGCAAACCTTGATCTAGGCAAAAGGGCAATGAAGAGAGCTTTGAAGATTCTTTCTCGGTACAAACATGGAGTCAGCGACTTCTTTCAGATGACAACTTCACTGGCAAGGTACTCTGTGGTATTATGTGAGGCACAGAGGTTCACGGAGATTCATGAATCTTTACTTGATAAATGGAACTCAAGGACTGGATACTATATTCAGCGGCCTAAGGAGCTCTTAGTTAGCTGGGCTTCACTGTCGTGTGGTGTGCTGGAGAAGTGGAAACCCACCCTCAAATATGGTAAAACCTATTATTATGAGACATTGTGGAACTATGACAATGTACGGTTCAAACTTAGAACATCAAAAACAGGAGCTCCATATCTCTTGAGATTGCTGATAAAGGGCAAAAGATGCCAGGATAGCATAATGGGCTGGGGCCACCGCCCTTAG